From Synergistes jonesii:
TCGGTGCCGCGATTACGGATCTCGTTAAGGACACCGACCCAGTACTTGGCGCTCTCATTTCCGCCGACCCACAGGCCAAGGACTTCACGATGCCCGTCCAGTCTTGTCCCAATAGCAACATAAACGGCTTTCTTGACGGTTCGGCCGTCCTGCCTCACATTGAAATGCACGGCGTCCATAAAGACGACTGCATACTTTTTGGCCAGCGGCCGGTTCTGCCATTCTTTGGCAATCGGCAGAATTCGATCCGTCATTCGCGAAATCATTTCAGCAGAGGCATCCACACCGTAGATAGACTGCAGGTGAGCCGAGATATCCCGGGTCGTCATGCCTTTTGCATACATGGACAGGACCTGATCCTCTATATTTGAGATATCGGTCTGGTTCTTTTTGACTGACTGCGGTTCGAAGTCACCCTTGCGGTCTCTGGGGACGTCGATCGGGATATCTCCGGCCGAAGAGGTGACTGTTTTAGGGCTGTAGCCGTTGCGGCTGTCATCTGTATGCTTGTTCTTGTAGTCATATTTGCTGTAACCGAGATGGTCATCCATCTCGGCTTCCAGCATCTGCTGGATCGTATCTCCGAGAAGATCCCTCAGCATAGCCTGTACGTCCTGGGCGTCTTCCGGTTTGTAGTGGGAAAGGAGACTCTGAATAAGCGCTTTTCTTTCCGGTGTCAGTTTTCTCTGTCTTGCCATAAAAATATCCTCCTGGATTGAATTTATCTTAACACCAATCCAGGAGGCTTGCTTTCTTCTCTATGGAGTTTACACAGAATTTGTTATACTCTCTCGCGTGCAGCTCCGCGCCACGGCTTGACGTTATACCCCGTACTTATTGCCGATCTTATCGAGAGACAGCCTCCAAGGCTTATAGGCGTCGGCCGCCTTCATCTCGCCCCAGGCGAGCTCGTTCATACCGCTAGGGGTGGCGTTGGCCGACATGAAGGCGTCTATATCATCCGTGCAGTCCATGCGCATGAGCTTGGAAAGGGCCTCGTTCATGAAACAGGTGTAATCCATGGCCGATCTGAAATCCATCCCCCTGCTCATACACCAGCGGACGATTTCTCCAACCAAGCCGTAATAGGGGACCATTACGCCGGTGACGGCCGCCAGCACCTCAAGATCTTTCTCCCTTTCCACCTTGACGATCGCGCCTACGAGGGAGAGCAGGCTCTCGCTCAATCCGTCGTCGCCGAAGAGGACGACGGGGCCGATCCTGCGGGCCGCAAACGAAAGAGGCACGGCCCTGACCATAGCCTGCGCCGGAGAGAACCATGGCGCCGCCTGGGCGAGCTTTACGGCGGCGGCCAAATGAATGATATGATGCCGTCGCTCGAACTTCAGTCTGGGTGCGACCTTTTCAAGCGCCGTCGGCACTATCGCTGGAACTATTACCTGCGCATTGTCTACGACCTCTTGGTCCGAAGAGACGACAACTATACGATCCGGGTAGTCCGCCTTCACCGCCTCGGTCTTCTCGGTGTGGTGGTCGTAGACATAGACCATGCCCTTGAAGCCGTCGGACGAACAAAGCCCACGCGTCAGCGCTGAAGCTATGCCGCCGCAGCCGATGAATCCCACATCTGCTTTTACACTGTCGTTCATAATTGCACCTCCGTTTTTCACGCTGTCAAGCGCTACAGCTGCTTGACGAAATTATAGTCTTTGTAGACGAACATATCGGTGGTGAGTATATCCTTCTCATACTTCTCAAGCATCCCCCTTATCCGATCCGAATGCTTCCTGTACATGGCGACCATAAGGGAATGTATAAGCGCCATCGCAGAGGCGCTGGCATCGGCGAGGATTATGTACTTCTGCGGCGTCAGCAGCGTATACTTTGCGAAGGGTACGATAGGAGACAATTTGCTGTCGGTCATCCCTATAACGGGGACTTTTTTCTCCGAGAGCATCTCCGTTATCGTCTGTACCTCCTGCGAATAGCGCGGATAGCTGAAGACTAGCGCGCATGATTTTTGCCCGGCGTTCCTCAGCAGAGAGAGAAATTCCATGTCCCTCTGGCTGACGACGCGAACGTTGTCGCGGAAACCGCACATGAAGTTGCCCGCGTAGAAGGCCAGAAAATTATGTATCGGGCCGCCCACGAGCATCACCTGATCTGCCTCAAAAAGCATCTCCGCGGATTTTTCAAAAATTTCCTGCTCCATGTTTTCCAAGGCCTCCCGCATGAGCTCCATCTCCAGATCAAAAACCTTTTGGTAGACGGAGTTATTTGAATCGAGATAAGGCTCCTGGCGGAATTTCATTTCTTGATTCCTCAGCGTTTCCTTGCGCAGCTCGGTGTGAAAATCGGCGAAGCTCTCAAACCCCAGCGTATGGACGAAGCGCGTGAGAGTGGCTTTGCTCACCCCGGCGCGGCCGGCTATCTGCGGCGCGTTCATCATCGCCGCCTCGAAGATATTGTCTACGATGAATTTACCCAACAAGTTTTGCTTCTTGCTGAGAGTTTCAGAGATGGAGAGGATTCTTTCGCTGATGCTCATCTTTTCCTGGCTCCTTTGGCTTTAAGTTGTCGCATTGCTGAACTTAAATTTTAAAGGCCGGAAACATCAAAGTCAACGAACTGCGCTGCCTCTTAATACGCGATCTTCAGCTGCACCCCGTTCAGCTTTTCGAGGGGGTATATTTTGTTTTCCATATCGCTGCGCGACGGCGGCGTCAATTCGGGAAAGGGGACCGGACGCCCTAAATTTTTGTAGGTTTCGATCCCCAGCCTGTGATACGGCAGGACCTCAACGACGGAAAGGTTTTTCAGCCCCGAGCAGAATTCCGCCATCGCTTCGTAATTCTCAACATTGTCGTTTACCGTTGGGACGAAAGGGACTCTCAACGTGATATTGGTCGTGCCGGCCGCGTCTATTTTCCTTATATTTTCGAGAATGATTTTATTCTCAGCGCCTGTATAGCGAAGATGCTTCTGCGCGTCCATCATCTTTAAGTCTATAAAGATATTCGGAAGATAATCAAGCAGCGGCCTTATCGTCCTCCACTCAGCGAAGGCGCAGGTTTCGATCGTCCTGTCTATTCCCAGGTCGGCCGAGCCCTTCAGCACGGCAAGCGCAAATTCCGGCTGCATCAGCACCTCGCCACCGCTCAGCGTGACTCCTCCGCCGTGGTGGAAAAAGATGTCGTCTCTGGCTATCTCTTCTACCAGTTCGTCGGAGGAGAAGTCCCTGCCGTAGAGCCGCACCGCGTCGTGCTGGCAGATCTGCACGCATCTGCGGCAGCCGCTGCACCCGCCGCCAGAGGAGATCGTTCCGCGCTCCGCGTCGCAGAGTATCTGCCCCTCGGGGCAGACACTCTCGCATTGTCGGCAGAATCTGCACAGAGAACGGACGAACCCCACCTCGAAATAGACGCTCTGTGACTCAGGCGTCGAACACCATTCGCAGGAGAGGGGGCAACCCTTGAAAAAGACGACAGTTCTCAAGCCATGGCCGTCTTTATTCGACGAGCGTTCAATGCGCAGTATCCTGCCCTTGACTGCCATATTTTTGTCCTTACTCCATTTCCGTGATCATCGTTCTTGAAATAATGTCGTCCTGGACATTCTTGTCAAGTTCCACGAAGAATGCTGTGTATCCGGCAACCCTTACAAGCAGCCCCTTGTAATTTTCAGGGTGCTCCTGCGCGTCAAGCAGCTTCTTTTGATCGACGACGTTGAACTGCACGTGGAAGACGCCCAGCGAGCAGAGCCCTTTGAGCAGGCTCATCATAGCCGCCATTCCTTCGCTGCTCTTGAGGAAATCCGGCATAATCTTCATATTGAGCAATGTGCCCTGCATGAACCTGTCGTGCGGAATGTTTGATATCGACTTTAAGATCGCCGTCGGTCCCTCCATATCAGTGCCGCACATCGGGCTCAGGCCGTCGCTGAGCGGCTTCCACGCCACGCGTCCCGACGGCAGCGCGCCGACTTCGAGGCCGAAAGGCGTATTGCCCGAGACTGGAAGTATGCCGGGGCTCATCGTCCCCATATGGCTTCTGTAGCTTTCGATCTCGTCCGCGATAAAGGTGAAGAGCTCGGCCCCCATTTTGTCGACCCATTTGATATCGTTGCCGTATTTTGGCGCATCAAGGCATAGCTTGCGGATTTCCGGCTCATTTTCAAAGTTGTCGGCGAGCGCGGTCAGCAGCTTCTCCATTGTTATCTTCTTCTGTTCGAAGACAAGAGTCTTCACTGCGGCCAGGCTGTTGATCAGGTCTGCGACTCCAATCATGTCGATCCCGTTGCCGACGTGATATTTTGCTCCGCCGTCCGTATAGTCGACCGCGTTTTCAACGCACTCGCGGTGCGTCAACGAAAGCGTTGGCACGGGGCGCTTCTTGCTGATAAAATCGCAGATATGGCTAGCTTTGACAAGACACTTGATGCCGTAGCAGATCTGCTTCTTGACCGCTGCTTCGAATTCCTCATACGAAGAGAAATCCGTGGGATCCCCCGTTTCAATCGAGATGAGCCTGCCGTATTTGCGGGAGACGCCGTTCAGCAACGTGAGCTCCACCATCTCGCCGAGGTTCAGGTCGGCGAAGGCCGTGAAGCCGCACATCTTACCCTCGAGGTTCGTCTCTACGCAGCCGCAGGGGTTCCAGTTATAGGCCTCGCGAAGCGGCACTCCCTTGTTCATCATCATCTGGGTGCCGACCTCGTCGCAGTGGAACGCTGGGAAGCCCGTACCGAGGCTTATGAGTTCTACGATCTTCTTTAAGAAACTGTTGGGATTCTTGGACATGCTGTAACGGACGGAGAGCGACGGTTGGTAGAGCTGGACGTCCATCGTTGCCTGCAGCAACATATAGGAGACTCCATTCACTGCGTCGCTTCCGGTATGATCTATGCCGCCCGCGCAGATATTCTGAAACATCGGGTATCCGGCTGAGAACTGAGCCGAGACGTAATCCTGGAAAAGGCAGGGCTCCGAGAGCTTGACCCAGAGGCAGTCAAGTAGCTCCTGCGCCTCGTCCTGGGTTATGCGTCCGGCCTCGAGATCCGCCTTATAGAAAGGATAGAGATACTGGTCCATCCTACCCATGTTATAGCTGGCCGCGTTTTGCTCCATGATTATCACGATGTGGTAAAGGTAGGCTGACTGCACGCCTTCATGGAAGGTCTCAGCTGGATGCTCGGGAACCTTGGCGCAGATCTTTGATATCTTCAGCAGCTCTTCCTTACGGCGCGGATCCTCTTCTATTACAGCAAGGCGAAGCGCTTCTTCCGAATAGCGCCTTGCAAGCGCCACCACGCCATTGGCCGAAGCCAGCAGCGCCTTGTAATAGATGATCTTCTCGTAATCTCCAGGTACCGCGATGTCGAGCTTCTCCATCTTTTTTAAGATACGTTCGCGCACTGCGGCTATCCCTTCGTTGATGACGTCGGTGTATCCTGCCGTCACCTCGCCCCAGCCTCTGACGAACTTTCTGTCGGTGAACACCGCCCCGCACTCCTTGAGCTTCTTCACATCCTCTGGGACCTGAGCCACCCAGTTTTCATAGATGGATTTGCCCTTCCAGAAAGGTTTTATCACTTCTCTGAACAGTTTCTTTTCCTCTTCCGAAATATAAAAGGGATCGTAGCGTCTGGTGCTGATCGTCTCCAATTCGTTATCTAAGACTGACCAGCAGCTGTCGGCGGAGACGATGCCGCCGCGTATCTTGCTGCCCGAACAGCCGACTATCAGCTCCTGCGGCCAGATGGTGACGCTCTTGTGCTCGCACTGATACTGGACGCCCTTTGCCTTTTGGAGGACAAGAGGCAGCCCCTCCGTCTCTTTGAAGCTCTCCGTAAGCAGCTTTGCGCACTCAAGGTCTACCTCCGGGCGGGTGTTCAACACTCTTTCCTTAAGGAAATCGATTCTTTTCATGTAATCTTTTTGCATATGGATTACCTCCCTGTGTTGTCAGATGTCTATCTGTTTACCAAATAAATGACATTTAATGAACCAATTATCCCAATATCAGCTTCGGAAGCCACAGTGCAAGGTCGGGGAAATATGTGACGGCTATCAGAGTAGGCAGCCAGCAGGTGACGAGCAGGATTATGTCGGTCTTGAGCATCCCCGAAAGCGGAGTCTTAGTCACTTGGATGCCGAAGTAAAGGGCCGGGGCCGTCGGCGGTGTCAGGAGCCCGATAGCTACGTTTACACCCATGATTGCAGCAAAGTGTATGGGGTCCACACCGAAACTCTGGACGACGGGAAGAAGGATCGGAGTGCCTAGGAGCAGGCAGCTCGTGTCGTCCATTATCATTCCCATTATCAGCACCACTATATTTACACCTAACAGAATTACATTCTTGTTGTTTGAGAAGCTTCTTAAGAAGTCCGCGATCAGACCGGGCATATCTTCCATGATGTAGATACGGCTGAGCATCATTACGCAGAAAATCATCACCATAATCACACCTGTGGTGGAGGCGGTCTCGACAAAGGTCTCGTACAGCTTTCTGAGCGTTAATTTTTTGTAGACGAAGAATCCTATGGGGATGGAGTAGATTATCGCGACAGCGGCTGCTTCGGTAGGCGTAAATGTGCCGCTGTAGATTCCTCCGAGGACGATGACGGGCATAAGGATCGCGGGAAGTGCCGAGAACGTGTCGTCTCTTGCCGCAGCCAGGAATTCTCTGGGCGGCATCTTCGCGCGTACCTTGATATTAGGGTCTTTTCTCAATACTATCAGGCTCACGACCGAGAGCAGGAGCACAAGCAGCAGCCCCGGACCGACTGTGGCGAGGAAACACGCAAGAAGCGGCTGTCTGCCGGCCCATGAATAAAGGATCATGTGGGCGCTCGGCGGTATGAGCAGCCCGAGAGGACAGGCGCATGTGATCAAGGTCGCGACGTAGTCCCTCGGATATCCGGCCTCCTCAAACCTCGGCATCATAATGCTGCTGATACACGAAAGCGTCGCCAGGCTGCTGCCGGCGATGGAGCCGAAGGCTGCGCAGGCCACGACCGCGACGACCGCAAGGCCGCCCTTTATACGGCCGACAAATATCCCGACAAAATTGACGAGTGACTTGCCAATGCCGCTCTTTTCCATAACAAGGCCGACGGCGATAAAAAGCGGGACGCAAAGCAGTACTAATGAGTTGCAGACGCTGTATCCGTACTTCATAAGAAAACTGCTTTCGTAGCCGCCGGCATGAATCATGAAAAGGGCGGAGAGGACAAAAACGTACGGCAGGTATATCCCGCTCAGAAGACCTAAAATAATTATTCCAACCGCGACTATAAGCATCAGCGTTCTCCTCCCACCATACCCAGGCCATCGTCGCCATTGTTTTCATAGATGTCCTCTAACAGCTGAACGACAACGTAAAAAGCCATAAGCACAAATCCAACGGTCACGGCGCACATGGACGTAATGAGAGGGATTCCCCAAGCGGATGTGGTAGGCCATATATTTATACCGTTGATGATATATGCAATCGAAAGCCTCATGGTCTCCAAAGCGACAAGCACTTGGACGACGTCGGCAAATATCCTCAGAATTCTTTGTCCGCGAAGCGGCAGCATCCTCTCAAGAAGGTCCACTTTGACGTGCTCGCGCTTTTCCATGGCATAAGAACTGCCGATAAAATACATCCAGAACGCGGATATCATTACGATTTCATCAAACCCGAAGAGGTCGACTCTGAGGATGTATCTGCAGACGACTACGAGTCCGAGAATAGTCACCATCGCGCATGTAGTTATAAAAAGTATATATTCCTGTATACGGAGCAGTAACTGCCAGGGGCTTGATCTCTTTAACTGCATCAGACGGTAAACAATCTCTTCGCTACTCATGATATTTCCTCCATAACCTTTTAATCCGCCTGGCCCATACTTCTGAAATGGCATAGGCCAGGCAAAAATCATCTCGCTTATTTTTTCCCCGATAGTACCTTCTTCTGGTTTGCAACTACGGCGTCTTCAAGAACCTTCAGTGTATCCTTGCCATAAGTGTCCGCGTATTTTGGCCAGACATTGGCGCGTATCTCGGCGCTACGTTTGATGGCTTCTTCGCTTGAGTACCTGATAACCTTTACGCCATGCTTCTCAAGTTCATCCTCGTACTTCTTTTCAGTTCCTCTAGCGACGGGCAGCCATTTTTTTATCTGGAAGGCGATGCAGTCCTGCACGATCTTCTGATTTTTGGGGCCGAACGATTCCCACAGCTTTTTGTTTATTATGAGCCAGCCGGGGGTTGACCCCATGTTGTTCGCATCAAAACATTTGATCATATCGCGGGCCTGCAGGTAGGCGTCCTCTGCAGGTATATTCGAAGCGCCGTCTATCTGTCCTGTCTGCAGCGCGCTGAAAACTTCAGAGTAATCCATCGTCACGGTGTTGTACCCCATTGCGGTCGCCATATCGCGGACAGAGGGCATTGCGGGGACTCTTAGAGAGATATTTTTTTTCAGATTGTCCTTGGGATTTTTGGGGACTTTGGAAAGGATGAATCCTATGCGAGGGTCAAGCCATCCGCCGAGGCTTACAAATCCAGCCTCATTTGAATATGTTTCGATGATTTTGCAGAAAGGCGACTTAGGGTCGAGAAACATAAGTTCGTACTCTGGAAAACCCGTGGTGCACAACCCCGGGAGGTTTCCGATATCGAGCTTCGGGTGATATCTTTTAGTGAGCCACGTGAAAGACGCGTCTATCGTTCCCGCACGGACTTCTTCAATTGAATCTTCATAAATGCAGAGCTGCCCCGAAGGGAATACTTTGAAATCGATTTCCCCATCCGTTTTTTCCTTTATCATCTTTACCAGGTCGACGAGCGCTTTGCTTGTATAGCTATCTGAGGGATATGGCGCGTAAAATTTCAGCTTCCTGGCGGCGTGGGCCGCGTTTTCACTTATGATTATCGCTAAAGCGGCTATCATCACTATGCTGCAGACACAAATAACCTTTTTGATATTATTGATGTTCATCGTACATAAAACCTCCGTCTTTATTTTTTAACCTGACAAAAACATGTAACCACAGCTACGGCGCTGGATAGCGACGACAGGACAACTCCCTCCTCTTCAATAATATATTTTTAGCCGTATTTCCTTGCACTCTTAGATTAACATAAAGAAACAATAATTTCAAGAGCATTTTGGTAATTTGATATTATTATTGATATTCATCATACATACGGACCTCCGTCCTTACTTTTTTAACCCCAGATAAATGAGCGTAACACAGCTGTAGTGCTGAATTCTTAAGGCAGGATACCTCTCCTCTTCGATATATTTTTAGTCATATTTCCTTCCCTTTTAGGGTAACATAAAGAAACAATAATTTCAAGTATATTTTGGAAAAAATATTTGGAGTCCCGCGGGGGGTTGAGCGGGGAAAAAATGCGCTCCGCGCGCCGTTCACGCAGAGTGTGTGTAATTACTGAAAATACCGGGGCGAGGCTGCGAAAGAAGCCGTATTGAAGACGGAACTTCATAGCTTTGCGGCGTGCGCAGGTTTTGCGAAAGATTTTGAACTCGGCTAGGGCGAACTGATAGCGACGATATGTCCGCTTTTCTAAAAATATTTTATCTGAGGATTTCGTACTCGGCTAACCCTCCGGCGCGACGGCAGACTCGGTAAGCGGCGCGGCAAATCAGAGCAGCGCCGAGCCTAACGGAGCGGAGAAGAATGTCAGCGCGTTTTTCTCCTGGCCTCGAAAAATTTCCGCAGCAGTTCCGCGCATTCAGCGGCGAGCACGCCGCCAGTCACTTCGCATCTGTGGCTCATGCGCGGGTCGTGCGGGATCTCGTAGAGCGACGCGCAGCCTCCGGCCTTCGGATCCTCCGCGCCGAAGACGATCCTTCCGACGCGGCACTGCACGAGGGCGCCTGAACACATCACGCACGGCTCGAGCGTGACGTAGATGTGGCAGTCGTCGAAGCGCCAAGAATTTATTTTTTTTGCCGCGTCGGAAAGCGCGTTGAGTTCGGCGTGCCCGAGCGGAGAATTGCCCAGCGAGCGAGTGTTGTGCCCGCGCCCGATTATCCTGTCGCCGCACGCGACGACCGCGCCGACGGGAATCTCGCCACAGCTAAGCGCGAGACGAGCCTCCGCAAGCGCTTCTCTCATATAGAAAGCGTCGTCCATCTGTGGCGCCCTCCTTTATCTTGTGCTATACTTTACCACGATTCAAGCGTGCCTGTAGCTCAGCTGGACAGAGTGCCGCCCTCCGGAGGCGAAGGTCAAGAGTTCGAATCTCTTCAGGCACGCCAGTTATACTAAAAGAATGTGGGGCCATTTAGTAAGCTTCTCGTTTTCGTTTCGCACAGATCGTGTGTGGCGGCAACCACGCAATGTCGGTATTTCGATGCTTCTTTGCTGTGTACTGCCATGTTTGCTTCATTTTCTTTTATTTTTAGCATGAAACAGACCGGTGCCTACGCAGAGCGACGACAGCGCGAGACCTGCGAAGAGCGGGTCGGAGGGAAGTCGCAGCGCAGCCCACAGCAACATCGCGGCCAGCCCGCCGGCGCTCGACGCGAGCGCCCACGACGGCGGAAGCGCGCCTGGCCTCAGTATCGCGACTATCAGAGGAAGGAATGTGCCAGAGCCGCGCAGTCCCATGCTCACAAAGCTCCATTCAAGAATCATGCTGCCGGCTCCGCCGATCGCACAGAACGCGGCTATAGATATCATCGCCGTGACGAGCAGCTGTTCGACGCGGCCGCCGCCTTCATATTTCCGCTTTACCGTTGCTGGAATGAAATTTTTCGAAATATTCGTCGCAACTCCGAGTATCAGCCCGGCAGCGCAGCCTATGACGGTGATGAGTATGCCACCCCATATCAGGCCGCCTACGAGCGGCGGGAAGTTGTTCGCGATGAACCATGAGAGCGCCTTATCGGGAGATACGTCGACGCCGGACGCGCGCATCGTTAGCCCTATCCAGCAGCCGAGAAGCCCCATCTGCGGCATCAGCAGCGCCGAAGTGAAGGCTCCTGCGCGCGCGCTGCGTATGTCTTTTGCCGCCGCTATTGATTGAAGGTATATCTGCGTTGTGAAGACGCCGACGATCATCGACGCCAGGCATCCGACCTCGGGGAAGAAACCGCGCCCGAATACGTTGAACCACGGCTGAAATGACAAATCGACGAACGGGGCCGCGCCGTTGCGGAAGGCGGCGGCAGCGGCGCATGTTACGAGCACGACGCAGAGTATGATTATTTTTGCCTCGCCTAGAGCTGCAAAGCTTTTTATGCCGCCGGACGCGATGAAGCCCCATATCGAAAGGGCCGCGACGAGTGCCGCGAGCCACGCGGGGATCGGAACGACGCCGCGTATCAGGGCGATGCACGATAAAAATTGTGCGCATACGGATATGAAGGTCCCGAGCGACGACGATACGGTGGCGGCGAGCGCTATCGCTTTGCCGCGATCGCCGTAGCTTTTTTCAAGGTAGTCGGCGACGGTCGTTATCTCCGACGCGCGCAGCTGCGACGCGAAGCGCAGTCCGAGCATAAGGCAGCCTATCCCGCCGCCGAGAGTGAACCACCACGCGGTCATCCCATAGCCGTAAGCCATCTGCACCGTTCCGACCGTCGACGCCCCTCCTACGAGCGCGCCGAGCAGTATGCCGGTCACGCCGGCCGCTCCGGCTTTTCTGCCGCCGAGGCTGTAGTCTTTTTTCCCGCCGCGCCCGCCGACGACGACGCCCGCTGCTATGAAGAGTGCGAGCAGCGCGAACGCGGAAAAATAAAATAAAAGCATCGAAGTCACTCCTCGTTGAATTTCCTGAATATATTACAACATTTTGCAGAAAATGGTGACTGTTTTGCGCACTTGTTTTTCTTACCGCTCTTTGTTATTCTTTACACAATATATTTGCGCAATGATACGCGGCAAAAAGTTTTCTGGGGGGCATGGAAAATGAATTTGCAGGAAATGGCGTCACTGCTTGACGCAAAGAATATTTCGACGGAATTTGACCTCGGCGGCATAGAGGTGAATCACGCTTACGCTTGCGACCTTATGAGCGACGTTCTCGCCTTCTGTACGCCGGGGACTCTTCTTCTGACAGGGCTGACTAATGTCCAGATCGTGCGCACGGCGCAGATGCTCGACATTCCCGCGGTGATTTTCGTGCGCGGCAAAGTCCCTCTTGAAGAGACGCTTCAGCTCGCAAAAGACAACGACATTCCCATTCTGGTCACTAAGCACACGATGTTCGAGGCGTGCGGCATTCTCTATGAAAATGGCATGAAGCCTATAGTGCGGGATCCGGAGATTTAACAGATGGGCGCCCCTGTCTGTCTCGAATACAGAATTGAGGGGAACGATTTTATGGTTGCGGGCGCGGCCTCCAATAATATTAAAAATACCCTCAAGATGTTGGGAATACCTTCCGATGTGTGCAGGCGCGTTGCCGTCATTACCTACGAGGCGGAGATCAACCTTGTCATTCACGGCGGAGGGGGAATTTTAAAAGCTGAGATCACCGAGGACCGCGTCGAAATTTTGGTCGAGGACGAGGGGCCCGGCATCGCGGATATCGAAAAGGCGATGACCGAGGGCTACAGCACGGCGACCGAACAGGCGCGGGAAATGGGTTTTGGAGCCGGAATGGGGCTTCCAAATATAAAAAGGAACAGCGACATCTTCAAAATAGAATCGGAAGTGGGAAGAGGAACGACGCTTAACTGCACGGTCTTTTTCAACAAAAAATAACATAAGCAGAAGGGAGTGAGCCCGATGCTCCACAGCGTAAGAATTTCAAGAGAGGCGTGCCAGGGGTGCGTAAACTGCATCAAGGTATGCCCGGTTGAAGCCATCAGAGTCGTCGACGGAGAAATAAGTATAATCAGCGAGCTTTGCATCGACTGCGGCGAGTGTCTGCGCTCGTGCCACAGGCAGGCTCTCGGCATAGAGGAGGACGACTGGAACAAAATAAAGGAATCTCCTCGCATTACCCTTATTCCCGACCCTGTCTTTTTTTCGCAGTTCAGCCACTATATGAATCCCTCCGCGCTTGAGGACGTGATGTCTTCCTTCGGCTACGACATGCTAATCGACGAAATGGAAGAAGCGTTTGACTTAAGCGCCTATGCCTGCGCGCAGATGATCTCGCACGCGTCGAAATCGTCGCTGCCGTTCATCTCGTGCTACTGTCCGTCCGTGCTGCGGTTGATTCAGTCGCGCTTTCCGGAGCTGCTCTCGCGCGTCGTGCACGTATGCTCGCCGCTTGAGCTCGGCGCCGACCTGTGGCGCATGAGGACCGACAGCAGCATTCCAGTGACGCTCCTTTCTCCCTGTCCCTCAAAGATCACGATGATAAAAGAGCCGCAGGGACGCGAGCGTTCGCCGATAGACAACGCGGTCACCGTGCGCCGCGTCGCGCGCAGCATAATGGCAAGCAACGCGGCTCCGTCGCCGGACGCGCAGCTTAAGGAACGCTCGAACCGCTGGCTGCAGTGGGCGAGGCGCGGCGGAGAGGTGCGGCACCTCCAGGCCTTCTCCGACAGGAAGCTGACTGTGCTCGCCGTCTCGGGGTTGCGTAATACGCTCGACGTCCTGCAGGAGCTTGAGCTCGGGCGCCTGCGCTCAGTCGATTTTATAGAATGCAGAATCTGCGACACGGGCTGTGTCGGAGGCATCGGCACGGCGGATTCGCGCTTCCTCGCGAATCTGAGGATCGGCAATATCAAAACCGACTGGAATGTCACAGAAAGCGACATACGCCGCGTCGAGGGTCTCTACGCGATGGACTTCTGGGCGACTACCAAGGAGTACCTGCCGCGTCCGCAGCTGCCGCTCTCTGACAACATAGCGGACGCGATGGTCAAGCTGCAGCAGATGAAAGAAGTTTATTCCTGCCTGCCGCACATCGACTGCGGCTCCTGCGGTCGCCCCTCGTGCCAGGCGATGGCCGAGGAGA
This genomic window contains:
- a CDS encoding NAD(P)-binding domain-containing protein — its product is MNDSVKADVGFIGCGGIASALTRGLCSSDGFKGMVYVYDHHTEKTEAVKADYPDRIVVVSSDQEVVDNAQVIVPAIVPTALEKVAPRLKFERRHHIIHLAAAVKLAQAAPWFSPAQAMVRAVPLSFAARRIGPVVLFGDDGLSESLLSLVGAIVKVEREKDLEVLAAVTGVMVPYYGLVGEIVRWCMSRGMDFRSAMDYTCFMNEALSKLMRMDCTDDIDAFMSANATPSGMNELAWGEMKAADAYKPWRLSLDKIGNKYGV
- a CDS encoding MurR/RpiR family transcriptional regulator, giving the protein MSISERILSISETLSKKQNLLGKFIVDNIFEAAMMNAPQIAGRAGVSKATLTRFVHTLGFESFADFHTELRKETLRNQEMKFRQEPYLDSNNSVYQKVFDLEMELMREALENMEQEIFEKSAEMLFEADQVMLVGGPIHNFLAFYAGNFMCGFRDNVRVVSQRDMEFLSLLRNAGQKSCALVFSYPRYSQEVQTITEMLSEKKVPVIGMTDSKLSPIVPFAKYTLLTPQKYIILADASASAMALIHSLMVAMYRKHSDRIRGMLEKYEKDILTTDMFVYKDYNFVKQL
- a CDS encoding glycyl-radical enzyme activating protein; amino-acid sequence: MAVKGRILRIERSSNKDGHGLRTVVFFKGCPLSCEWCSTPESQSVYFEVGFVRSLCRFCRQCESVCPEGQILCDAERGTISSGGGCSGCRRCVQICQHDAVRLYGRDFSSDELVEEIARDDIFFHHGGGVTLSGGEVLMQPEFALAVLKGSADLGIDRTIETCAFAEWRTIRPLLDYLPNIFIDLKMMDAQKHLRYTGAENKIILENIRKIDAAGTTNITLRVPFVPTVNDNVENYEAMAEFCSGLKNLSVVEVLPYHRLGIETYKNLGRPVPFPELTPPSRSDMENKIYPLEKLNGVQLKIAY
- a CDS encoding glycyl radical protein, with the translated sequence MQKDYMKRIDFLKERVLNTRPEVDLECAKLLTESFKETEGLPLVLQKAKGVQYQCEHKSVTIWPQELIVGCSGSKIRGGIVSADSCWSVLDNELETISTRRYDPFYISEEEKKLFREVIKPFWKGKSIYENWVAQVPEDVKKLKECGAVFTDRKFVRGWGEVTAGYTDVINEGIAAVRERILKKMEKLDIAVPGDYEKIIYYKALLASANGVVALARRYSEEALRLAVIEEDPRRKEELLKISKICAKVPEHPAETFHEGVQSAYLYHIVIIMEQNAASYNMGRMDQYLYPFYKADLEAGRITQDEAQELLDCLWVKLSEPCLFQDYVSAQFSAGYPMFQNICAGGIDHTGSDAVNGVSYMLLQATMDVQLYQPSLSVRYSMSKNPNSFLKKIVELISLGTGFPAFHCDEVGTQMMMNKGVPLREAYNWNPCGCVETNLEGKMCGFTAFADLNLGEMVELTLLNGVSRKYGRLISIETGDPTDFSSYEEFEAAVKKQICYGIKCLVKASHICDFISKKRPVPTLSLTHRECVENAVDYTDGGAKYHVGNGIDMIGVADLINSLAAVKTLVFEQKKITMEKLLTALADNFENEPEIRKLCLDAPKYGNDIKWVDKMGAELFTFIADEIESYRSHMGTMSPGILPVSGNTPFGLEVGALPSGRVAWKPLSDGLSPMCGTDMEGPTAILKSISNIPHDRFMQGTLLNMKIMPDFLKSSEGMAAMMSLLKGLCSLGVFHVQFNVVDQKKLLDAQEHPENYKGLLVRVAGYTAFFVELDKNVQDDIISRTMITEME